A stretch of Lathyrus oleraceus cultivar Zhongwan6 chromosome 6, CAAS_Psat_ZW6_1.0, whole genome shotgun sequence DNA encodes these proteins:
- the LOC127096770 gene encoding autophagy-related protein 18a produces the protein MSHTSQTLMPLDSEEPPSSTPIPSPPNPSPNSTSTALHISFNQDSGCFAVGTDQGFRIYNCDPFREIFRRDFGHGGGIGLVHMLFRCNILAFVGGGSDPRYPADRVMIWDDHQSRCIGELSFRSEVKGIRLRRDRIVVVLGHKIFVYNFSDLKVLHQIETIANPKGLCEVSHHLETMVLACPGLQKGQIRVEHYASKRTKFILAHDSRIACFNITQDGLLLATASSKGTLIRIFNTLDGSLLQEVRRGADRAEIYSLAFSPTAQWLAVSSDKGTVHVFNLKVDSGLLGHERSHTTSESSPISPSAALSLSFIRGVLPKYFSSEWSVAQFRLQEGLQYNVAFGHQKNTIVILGMDGSFYRCQFDSAAGGEMTQLEYYNFLKPEETF, from the exons ATGTCTCATACCTCTCAAACCCTAATGCCTCTTGATTCCGAAGAACCACCTTCGTCAACCCCAATTCCCTCTCCCCCTAATCCATCCCCAAATTCTACTTCCACCGCTCTTCATATCTCCTTCAACCAAGACTCCGGTTGTTTCGCCGTTGGCACCGATCAAGGCTTCCGAATCTATAATTGTGACCCCTTTCGTGAAATATTCCGACGTGATTTCGGTCACGGCGGAGGAATCGGTTTGGTTCACATGTTGTTTCGATGCAATATTCTTGCTTTCGTTGGCGGGGGATCGGACCCTCGGTATCCGGCTGATAGGGTGATGATCTGGGATGATCATCAGTCGCGGTGTATTGGAGAGTTGTCGTTTCGATCGGAGGTGAAAGGTATTCGTCTGAGGAGGGATAGAATTGTTGTTGTTTTGGGGCATAAGATTTTTGTTTATAATTTCTCTGATCTTAAGGTTCTTCATCAAATTGAGACTATTGCGAACCCTAAGGGTCTCTGTGAGGTTTCACATCATTTGGAAACTATGGTGTTGGCTTGTCCTGGGTTGCAGAAAGGTCAGATTAGGGTTGAACATTATGCTTCCAAGAGAACCAAGTTCATCCTGGCACATGATTCTAGAATTGCTTGTTTCAATATAACCCAAGATGGACTTTTACTTGCTACTGCAAGCTCCAAGGGGACTCTCATTAGGATTTTCAATACCTTGGACGGTTCTTTGCTCCAAGAG GTACGAAGAGGTGCTGACCGAGCTGAGATATATAGCCTTGCCTTTTCTCCCACGGCTCAGTGGTTAGCTGTCTCGAGTGACAAGGGAACTGTTCATGTATTCAACCTGAAGGTTGATTCGGGATTGTTGGGGCACGAGAGATCACATACTACATCTGAGTCTAGTCCTATTAGTCCATCGGCAGCTTTGTCTCTCTCATTTATTAGAG GTGTATTGCCTAAGTATTTTAGCTCAGAATGGTCCGTGGCTCAATTTCGCTTGCAAGAAGGTTTACAGTATAATGTTGCCTTTGGCCATCAGAAAAATACAATTGTAATACTCGGCATGGATGGCAG TTTCTATCGGTGTCAGTTTGATTCTGCAGCCGGTGGGGAGATGACACAACTTGAATATTACAATTTCCTAAAGCCAGAAGAGACATTCTAG